GCAGCTGGTTACATGTTAGTTCATTTGAAAGTTCATTTGGAGCGACACAAGGGGGTAAAGAAAAGTacttgtgtttttggtgttctTTATTGCAGAGGTCAATGATCACTGGGAGGTGAATTATCCTGAAACTGAGATCTGTGCTTTGAAAGGATCCACAGTGGAAATAAGCTGCTCTTACAGATACCCAACCAGGATAGAGAACCATGAAACCAGAGTCGAGCACACCTTCTGGTTCAGAGAGGAGCATAATGATGTTTTACTGGATCTGAAAAATGACTGGAAATATTCAAGTCGTGTCAGGTATGAAGGCAGTGAAAAGAACTGCACTCTGATTATTAGTAACctgacagagacagactcaGCTGAGTACAAGTTCAGGTTCATCACAAACCATCGAAGAGGAAAATTTACTGGTTCACCAGGAGTCAAACTGTCTGTCTCAGGTAAAGTTTTCACTAATGTCAAAAAACTTCAAATGTTCACAAATTATTCCAGTGATTATAGAGACAATGTCACATTCCTGCTTCTGACTCACAGACCCACAACTCCAGATACATGTGAGGAAATCAATTTCCCATCCAGACAATCTGAAGTGGATTGAACTAACATGTCAGaccagctgtcagctgtctgaTCCTCCTTCATACATCTGGTTCAAGAATGGAGAGAAGtttgcagagaaaaagaaaaactatgtTCTCCTGCAAACCTTCAGTTTTCCAGACAGCTATCACTGTGCCATACAACAACATGAACGTTTCCCTTCTCCTCCAGTGTGTAAGTTCACATTTTATCATAATAACTAAACATCTGTGGAAGATCAGTATTGagagagtgaagaagaaatCAGAGCATCTTTAATCTTTATGTCTCCTCCAGATGCTCCTAAACCTCCCTCAGTGTCGGTGAGTCCGTCTGGTGAGATCGTGGAGGGAAGCTCAGtgactctgacctgcagcagtgaTGCTAACCCAGCAGCTAGCTACAGCTGGTACAAGGCACAGCAATTCATTCAGGGTGGTGTGCAGCTCGTCTTTCAGTCCATCCAGTCCTCTGAATCTGGACAGTATTCCTGTATGGCTGAATATGAGCTGATGTGGAGCAAATCTGAAGGAACATGGATTGATGTGGAACGTGAGTGATCATAAGCTGTGAAGGAGGTGGATCATGATTGACCGGTTCAGATTTTGCAGAAATATTAATGATAATCTCCAAATATCCATATTTCCAGATGCTCCAAAGCTTCTCTCAGTGTCAGTGAGTCCGTCTGGTCGGATCATCGAGGGacattcagtgactctgacctgcagcagtgaTGCTAACCCAGCAGCTAGCTACAGCTGGTACAGGGAGGGTGAAGACACACCAGAAGCATCTGGACAGACGTTCACCATCACTGATAGCAGAACCGAACACAGTGGGATGTATTACTGTGAAGCTCAGAACAGAAGAGGACGTCTTAACTCCACCTTACATCTGGTCATTGAGCcaggtgagttttttttttttttttagggacaaaaataaacaactgaTATTGAAACCCGTCACATTATGAAGTAGGAGTGCCTTTATATGGGCTAATGAGTTAAAGCCAAAGATTTTTGAACcaaagacagaaaatagaatgatATAGATGCACGAAAAGCATCTGGACAAATTTTCACTATCATGAACTTGAGGAATGAACACAGTGGAAATTATTCCTGCGAGGCTCAGAACAGTGGAGGAAGACAAACCTCCAACTTTCATCAGATTGATAAATTATTAAAGTGACATTATAGATGATGGGTCACTGTTGTAAAGACAGTAGTGAGACATTCATGTCCTTTGTCAATGTGAATCAGAGTCTGATAATCCTCAAAACAGAATGACGTGGTAGACTGGATCCTTGATCTATTCCAACTGGTGAGactgaaatcctttttttttttttttttttttcaagcaaagcATATCATCCgtctggttctggtggttctgaTGCTGATTCTTCTACCCGTCCTGGGTCTTTGGATCAAGTAAAACAGTTCAACCTCAGTCACGTcaattagttgtttttttttaattttcttacggagttcttttgttttaaagtcACAAATTGAAATGAACAGAATGTGGAAGTAGATGTTGTTTTTCAATCCAGAAAGAAGAAATCTGGCAGCTCACCAACTGAAACTCATGAATGCATGGAGGCGATCGAGGTGAGACATCCTggagatttgaaaaaaaataaaaaaaaaaaaaccatcccaATGTGCTGGACAAATATGGGGAAAGTAAAAATTCTTGAAtttaaatcaaagcaaaaagaaataatttaccTCGATCTGGAATGTTGTCACTGCTGACGCATTAGTTAGTCTGATAAATGAGTTTTATTAAAAGTCACTGTGTCATCTTCCCTCATCAGCTGGACTCTCATCCTGGTTATGAGAACACTGCAGACTTGAATCCAGACGgtccagaggagcaggaagacctTCAGTGAAAGTCATTCAGGTTTGAGCTCCTGGATTCAGAGAGAACGCTCCACTCAAAGTGAATAATGCTGTTGAAAAACCAAGacatttgttgtgtgtgttgtagggTTCTCAGGTGAACTGGTTTCACAGATGTTATCTGCTCTGGAACACACAGATGACTTCTCCAACTGAACATGAGCAGTTTTAACAGCGCATGAGCAAGGCACTGATTAGTGTGACTTTGAAACTCTTAATTTGATGTTTGACTTGTTCTCATGAAGTTTTTGACAGTAAACAGATGTTCCTTATAAACATctctttttcccatttttttccaatgaagTCGTCACAGTCAGTAATTCCATGATGTAGCCTGGTGTGTTGATGTTTGCACTCACCAACACAACTCTCACAATACTGAAGCTGAACAATGTTTTCAGTTGATACATGACAAATGTTGAGTTCAGTGATAAATATTGTACAAATATTGTACATGACATCCCTAATTTACCTGCCATACACaatttaaacacaaacacaccacacatacacacacaatatggaatcatttattattttgtaaataaaagttttcagatttaaaaaaaaaatgctttttaatgtCATACAAGTGTAAGTAATGTATTTTCTGTGCAGAATAACAACTTTTGCTCATTGctgattttgcatttttgttgtaatttcaattgttttcatttatataaaaacaagaacaacacaCTTTAAACAAACTCAGATGCGTGTGGTGGGTGGTTCTACTAAGCACTGTCCTGTGCAACTTTATGGCGTTTCAAGTCGCTCTAACAGCGGACTGAGCTTCCTCtggaaaacatttggaaaacagagaaattgatgtaatttttcaaatatcatttggtgaaaatagaaatattgcAGCAGCCGTGGGGGCCGCTGGGGGTCGCTGCCCACATTGACTGTGTTCTGGGCCGCAAGGCATTGTGGGAAGGGGGACTGTTGGGGCCGTTTCTGgccatgtttgtgtttatgcGTGTTTATTTGTGTTCCTTTCTGTTACAGtcatgtttggtgtgtgttgtgtgctgttgccacgTTTTCCcgtctttttatgttaagtttagCTTTCGTCCTGTCGGACCGGGTGTTAGAGGGGTCGGCCGGGGAGACGCCTGGCCTGCGTGCCGGCAGGGGGAGGTGCGGGCCGTTGCTTGGTTGTATTAACAGTAAAGCTTTGGTGGGTTGAACTCTCAGGACAGCTCATCATTTCCGCTTGAAGTTGCCACTCCAGCGTCACAATATGATGAAGACAATAACAgtctccaccgtctccatgGTGATGCCCCCACTTatctcacagacctgctcacaccacacacctccaccaggacccggACAGGCCAACAACACCGTCTGCCCCcgcccaggacacggctcaacACCATGGGGGACCGAGCCTTTGAGGCCGCCGCTTCCTGTCTGTGGAACGCTCTTCCAGAACACCTcagggccccacagacggtggaAGCTTTTAAGAAAGACCTCAAAATCCATCTTTTTAGAAAAGCCTACTGCTAGGCAGTGATATTTttatctttgtatttttttcttgactgaTGTATTTTATCTAATTATTTTGTCTGCAGCACTTTGAGACTTGGAATCAAGTGTAAACTgtgttgtaaataaaatgtattattataattattaattAATAATTACTAAttattaataatgataatataaggttactcataaaacaactctTTATTGTATAAATATTCTAAACTctaaaactcacaacagaggtAACATTTCATGTGCTCTAAGATCAAAAAATATTGCTGCAGCATTAAATAAGAAATATATTGGCTGCGTCCGGATGTCCTATAGAGGGCACTACACAGTGAAGATGCCATTTGAAGGGCACTACAaacttcccacaatgcatcttgaAAAATAGTAGCATCGATGGTCCCTAGACGGCTCAATCTTACCCATCATGCCTTGCGAATCTCCAGCAAAAAAGCGGAAGATCAGCAGTGCGAGCCGggaataatttaataatttatttttatttattcttcaatgaCTAGAAAGATGACaaggaaagtaaaatgcagaacaaggaaacatttaaataaaatattacaaagcgtctggttaccatggtaccgGCCGgggggtcacgtgatcagcgctgagggaaaaagtagggagctgCGTGTCCGAATCATCAACGGATTCAGGGCACTATAAAGTCCACTATGTAGACTTATATAAGCGCCCGATAtagtaggagtgtaacggtatttgtattcgtcccgtaccgtcacgatACGGGGGTCACTGGTCGGGGGTCACGGGTCAGTACACACAATAACACGACGAATACAcaagtgagttaaaaaaaaaaaaaaaaaaaaagcgagtcCTGATTACAACcttaggtggcggtaatgagctGAAAAGCTGCCAGCGACcaccattaccacagaagaagaacaacaaacagatccaaacatgaacaaacgacccccgcccccggccccccctTCGGCAACTCTCGGCAACGCTCGTCTTTCCCCCCGACACGTTCCACCCCTGGCCaaacttttatcctgcaggaaacactgatatgtgagcttttgtttctttttccccactgtaccgaaaaacatACTGAACCGTGACCCTCACACCGAGGTGTGTACCgcaccgtggcttttgtgttcCGTTACACTCCTACTATATAGTGATTGAGGTGAAGGCATagtgtggacattcggacacagtcattctctttctcaaaataagcaacaataagcactgcctgcagacccgggtttAATCGCCTGCAGGCTgagttttcccgcgctgatgatgtcccacgttgatgacatcatcaacgCGACACAGCAAagcaaaagtaaacaatgcacagagctcagtccccgttacctggaGATggatctcctcttccccacagatcaagaggagctctctggtctcgctatcttgccaatgctgggtctcACTGTGTctacaaacaacaacaagcgcGCGAACGTAGGCATGCTACGTCGAtgtcatcacgtaaattaccgcgtcgactcGGGTCTGGCTTTCTAACTAAAAGCCGATCGAAGCTAAGCTGATTAAAACCCAGGTCGGTTGCAGGGTTGACCGACCCGGGTCGGAATCCAGTTTAAACACTTTCCCACTGCCACAAGGAGCCGATTATAAGcaggtttaaacaggttttttggccagtgggaaaggggtatcagACGCTCCATTCGCTTCGTGGTCACCGGTGCTTTGGCTCTATCTAGCGGCACGGATGTGTAATGACAATCCagtcctcgattatagtacGACCCTGTTTttgagaatacaatttctggaaaaaaaatattgtctgatattcgggccaatacggtaatttgGATACAGGTCTGTCGTTATTAAGAACATTAGGATTCAAATTGCGCTTTTTCTGCTTCACCACCgtgttttaaaggcagtggggaagacatccgtctgaagagagcaattcatgaaatttaaaaactgttacTCAAAGAATCcctgaaatgattttaaaagtggTGTGGGAATGGGATCATAAAGGAAGGTTGTTGGTTTTatttgggagaaaactcgaccaagagtgCTTCATCAACCaagtcaaaactgtccagtgtttcctcagacatggacaacggttcagctgtcttcactgataaaacctgttgaggTAAAAGACTGAACCTGATGttcatgattttagttctgaagtggtctgcaaagctctcacagagagcgtctgttggaGCCTTAAATGCTCGATTAAAATTAGTGCCTGTCAAAGTGTTAAagatggagaagaggaaccagaGTAGTTTCTACAGACTTAGATAAGTTTGAAGAAATGGGAAGTTGCCTGTTTGACTGAGTTATtataaattttgagttgttgttgtAAAATCTCATAGTGAACTGTAAATTTAGatttcctccgtctcctctcagctctcctgcagtttcttttcaatGTTCTGATGGTGTCATTGTGCTGGTGTGAGGTCCTCCCGTTCACAACGAACTGAGAAGGCAAACTGACTGGTTCATGCTTTATGAAATGCGTTTTGAAATGATGCAAAAATAATGCGACACAGTAAGAAGCTTTCTGAGACTGTCCAAAACGTTTCtttcaaaatatgaaacatgtttcatgttttattgcaGACTGGCAGGTGCGGGGTTGGACTGACCAGTGACCAATCTCCAACATTTGCAATCTGCAATCAATCAATCCTCCTTGTGTCATTTATTCCTCCTCATTGTCAATCAGTAGATATGACGGCAGGATAGGTTCTTTGATGGTCTGAAATAACAACTTTTTAAATCACGCTGCAGTCCAGATGCCATCCTGctcaaaatcacaggtagaaatcatgattcacctgctttttGCACTGAGTAATGCATACGCAGCCGTGCGGGGCAGTCCACATAGAACTGCATCCGACATatcattatttcttctttttcttttcattcctcCCACTGTCTGCGACGATGCAAGATATCAGTGAGATCACACCGAATTGCAGCAGAACAGAACGCCGTCTCTGCTTCACGTACGACATCCCTCCACCAGCTCTGTGCAACTGCGGCATTTATCTGTGGTTCTACGCACACCACATACGAACAGTCTTCCAGCAGTACGAGAACTCTCTGCCAGCATCCGCGTCCGGCAGGAGGCCGTTGAGACCCGGATGGCTCTCCTCAGACTCCCACCTCAAACTCAGCAGTCCAAGcatgtgaggaagagcaggaaggagatgtgtttaaataaaatatatttattctatgagtgattttgtgtatctttaatGTGACTGAAACTCTGGAAACCTGCCTGTGAGGTTTTGGTGACATATTGTTTTGTCATTGACAATGAGCAGCTCtccatttgaaagaaatgaagttgaaggaactttttcttcaaattaaGACGTGCATGACAAAGGTTAGTTTACTGATAAGTCTTTAACATGATCTCcttcatatttaaaatatgtgtTAAGATTGTCATTCTGTATCTGACCATGAAtacaaatgaattaaatgagGAAGGACACGTGGCACTTACATTCTTCCTCATACATGCAGAGTTGCTGCCATCAAGACGACTTCCTTTTCTGTTGTAGTTTCCAGTATTTTTTGCGTCACTGTCTCCAAACCAACACTATTCATCTGCAAACATCTCTGACGGACTCACAGAAACATGAGGAGACCAGCGATGGGTTTGACGGCAGCAGTCTGTGGATTCCTGACTCTTCTTCTCTCAGTGACAGGTACGGTACAGACTGTGTGGTGGAAACTTCTACTTGTTAGATATTAAGATTGAAACAGAAATGGTATTAAGCTACTGGATAAATCTCACATCACCATGTTAAAGACGTGAACATGTAAAATGACGGAGATGGACATACGGTCGACTTGTAAGTTACGCTTTGTTCTCATGCTCAAAATTGTTGATATGCTTTGAGTCTTTTTCGTCTGCCCTTTCAGTGTTTTGCACAGTTTGTTTCTTACGTAAACCATGAGGCTTGTAAATGTGATGATTTTATTGTCAAAGCTCCAACAGATCATTTGTGGAAAATCGCTGAtatgttttaataaatgttcGTTTGGCAATTGGTCAGTAGCATCACAAATCTTTACATAATTAAATCATTAATTCAGTGATTTGTGCTCGTTGTGGAAGAGCTCTTGATCTCCACCAATTTGtggctactttttttttttctttgcatttttgaggTCTGAAGTACACAACAATAGACTGATGGGTGCGAACACTCCTCAGTTTTATGATTACCCCATATTTTATTTCCCCGATTGATATGATTTTGTGTTCTTGTGAAACACAAACCAATTTTTGGAAAACCTGATCGAGTCAAGTTTGTCTTCTTTCCACCAAAGAGGCTTCTCACACTTAAAAACTGAGACTCAGCGCTCGACCATGGTCAAAACCAGTCCTGcctgaaaaaaagaggaagtctTTAAACCCCAAACCGTATTTCTGAGAACAGCGCCCCCAAAAAATGCATGAtgagatcaaaaaaaaaaaaaagagatgctgTAGTGCAAAAGATGtcagctcctccttcctccatcaGACAGAGCGCATCTGTGTGGAGAGTTCAAAGAACATCCCTCAGTTCTCCTTCATGATGGTTTCTCATCCCTCTGATAGTTTAATGCAGATCGACTCTGTAAAAGAAAGGCATTGAAAGGTGGAGTTGTGTTCTGTGTTGACGGTGGCTGTCATGTGCTCTGTgttacagtggtgcagtgtcaACATGGCTGGGATGTaaaatgcagacagacagagatctGTGCTGTGATCGGATCCACAGTGGAAATGAGCTGCAGCTACAGATACCCTCCACAAGTACACGACAACAATGTTACTGTCAAGGAAAGATTCTGGTTCAGAAAACAGAGTGAATGGATCGTTGTGGATCTGAGATCAGACCCGGAGTATTCAGGTCGTGTGGAGTACGAGTGTGAAAACAACAACTGCCTCTTGAGAATTAAAGACCTGAGAGAGAGCGACTCAGCCAAGTACAGGTTCAGGTTCACAACCAACCAAGAAACAGGCAAATATAGTGGACAACCGGTCACTCTGACTGTTACAGGTAACATTTTCACTCCATACTTGTGTTATTCAATACAAAAAGGTTTTTGAATGgtgaatttgaatttgtgtgtctgtgaaaaGCTGAATTCAacattcctgctgctgatgtgctCACCCAGGTCTCCAGGTGAAGGTGAGCAGTTCAAACATCTCTGGAAGTTATAACTCAGCAGAACTCCagtgtgacagcagctgtccaCTACCTGATAGTTTCTCCTACAGCTGGATGAAGAATCACCAAATTATTCCAGGACAAACTTCAAAAACCTTTTTCTATCAATGGGATCCTGCAGCCAGTGTTTCCTGTGGTCTGACAGGCCAGAAGCATCGTTCTCCTTCAGTGAGTAAGTTCATCCAGATTTTTTCTTAACTGAAAAGTTGAAGCCATTTATTGAGCAACTGAATGTGTGTCACAGAAGGAGAAGTATTGATGATCAGCTCATGGCTCAAAAAATGCCGCTGGTTACATGTTAAAATTgacgtttgttttgttttgttttttccatttctgtttgATTGGGAAGTTTTGAGCTTGAATCAGTTTTGTTGAAAATGACCAGGTTCTTTCATTCCCTACTTTTCAAGTAATAAAGCAAAGTGCCTGTgtgctttcattaaaaaaaaaaaaaaagtaaaagttccTTTCGCCCCTCGTGTGGAAAACATCCCCTCACTTTAAAGCCATTGTGATGCATCATGAAAAGGATTTACTGTCTACAATACTTTGTATGCAGTTGTATGTCTCCTTTTTGTAATTTGCTTCCAGCATAAAatgataaatagataaatagaaGCACATTGCTGAGTTCATTTGGAGGGACACAAAAAATCTTCTTGGTTTTTTGCTGAAAGGAACTGCTTTTCCTCTGAGTTCAACTGAACGTGTTACTGTTTGATGTTCATTGTTAATGAGAAGAAAAGACATTGATAATGATATTTTAACTGCTCTTAAatttgatttagaaaaaaatatcccTGTTATATGATTTCAGTTTCTTGTGATGTCTTCTCACCATTGCTAAAACTCAGTCATGGTTTACATCTCATCACTGAACAGAGAACTGCTGGAGCTTTTTAGGAAATGTGCTGTTCAACTGTTTAAATGTATCCTTTCCTGACGATGTTTTCTAATGTGTTCTTTATTACAGAGGTGAATGATCACTGGGATTTGAATTATCCTGAAACTGAGATCTGTGCTT
The nucleotide sequence above comes from Salarias fasciatus chromosome 6, fSalaFa1.1, whole genome shotgun sequence. Encoded proteins:
- the LOC115389474 gene encoding uncharacterized protein LOC115389474; translation: MKNHQIIPGQTSKTFFYQWDPAASVSCGLTGQKHRSPSVKVNDHWEVNYPETEICALKGSTVEISCSYRYPTRIENHETRVEHTFWFREEHNDVLLDLKNDWKYSSRVRYEGSEKNCTLIISNLTETDSAEYKFRFITNHRRGKFTGSPGVKLSVSDPQLQIHVRKSISHPDNLKWIELTCQTSCQLSDPPSYIWFKNGEKCS